From the genome of Fulvia fulva chromosome 12, complete sequence:
AGATGATTGAGAGAACGGACGGAGTCAACAAGGTGCGTGAAAGCCACCAAGGTCAAGCGAGATTCCGTACGACTTCATCGCCCGCCAAGACCGCCGAGAGACGGGAGATCACGCGAAGAACACCAAGCTGCCGAACCATCAAGCAACAGACTGAATTATCTAAAACGATCTCGTCTTCTGTTTCATACACCAAGTCCTGGTGCTCTGGATAATAGTCGTAGCCATGACACAGTCCTCTACCCGATTCTTTTCCCGATTCCTCTGTGCGCCGTCGGTGTTCCAAAAACGCTCACTCGCTCACTCGTACATCATCTCTCAGCGCCACGGAGCCGCCCTTTCTATGGACTGACATGGGGCTCGAGCATAGGGGGTGTGCTCATCCGGTCTGGTTGAGCAACTGTTGCAGACTCGTATGGCTCGAGACTGTCGGCTCGCCTGTCGGCAGCGTCATCAACTTTGTTCAGTTCTTCTTGCTGCTCCTCTTGGGGACTGTCGTGTACCACCGTATCCATAGAGCCAGTGTCGCCACCTTCGACGGCTTCTTCGTCGTCGGCCGAAAGGTCGTCGATCGACCAACCCATATCTGAGGATGGCATGATGACAACGTAGTCAGAGTCAGGGTCCTACTCCATCTCCACATCGCCATCAACTTCTGTGGCATCCTGTGCAAAGCCTTCAGCATATTCAGGCTGGTTGCCGTTGGCGCCCTTGGCATGGCCATTCGTCCCAGCTCCATTAAGATCAGCATCTTCGCCCTGAAGTGGAAAATCACGCTCGTGCTGGGATCGCACAACCATGCCTTCTTCCTGTGCATGAAGCGCAATCTTAGCATCACGATCGCACTGCATCATGAGCTCATCCAGGTGCCTGTCGGAAACATAAGACTGCAAGAGCTCGTCTTGAATCTTCAGGTCATGCAAGATGGGGTCTAGCAACTCCTCGTTGTCGAAGCGGTAGCTGATGTCTTCTCTTCGACACGCAGATCCGAGACATTCACTCGGCTTGCGCACATCAACATGACGTGTGGAGTCGAAGAACTTTGTGTCCAACATGTGGAACAGAGTCTGCCATGGTGCCGTAGCGCGAAGCTCCTTGCCGCGCTCCGAGTCGGACTGCTTCGTCTTGCCGGAGAGCTTGAGTTTCGCCCAGTCGTCGTAGATGTAGCAACGCTTCCAGATTAGCTGTAGAAGCGTCTCGAGTCTGGCAGAAGACATGCTAGGGGCGGCAGCGTCGAGTGCGATAAGAGCAAGCATGAACTCTGTACCTTGCATGTTGCCTTCGGTCTCGCTGGTCACAATGTCCATCAGCGTAAGCACGTCAATCAACTGCTCAATAGACAGAGCAATGTGATTGAGAGTCGCATGGAGGCCGTTCTCCAGTAGTTGTCTAAGCGCCGGCCAGTCCTTGACGTGATTGCCAAACTTCTGCATGCAGATCTCAACCTCAGCGTCGCGGTCCAGAGACGCCACGATCTCAGGATAAAGATGCGCATACAGCCGCTCCTGCACTTCCACGACCGCGAGCTCATTGCGTGGGTCATCCTTGGCAGTGCTCGTGCCATTCGAGAGCTCATTTGTCGACTCGCCAGCCTCTTTCGCGGCAAGCAAGGCAAGCTTTGACATGGAAAGCTCGACTTTCTTAGCCCACAATCTACCCTCCTGTGCCTCGGCGGCTTGTGCAAGGGCCGAGCTTGCATGGGAGAAGTCGCTCTCTTGCGTGACATCGTTGATCCAGCAGATCTTGGCTCGGCTAGGGTGAGATTGCAAGTATGTGGCAAGTGACTTCTGCCATCTCGCTTGTGCTTGCTCTAACTTCTTGCCCACAGAGCTGCCGGAAAAGAGCTTATCAAAGAATGCATCTGCCCAAGCGGATCCATATCGGTCGAAGAACTTCTTCACCTTCTCGTTAAGGTCTTCGCGAGTCTTGTAGATGATGGCTTTAACACTCTGCTCCGGGGCCTCCTGCAACTGTTCTTCATTGTACTGGTCTTCGCCCACAACAATATCGGTCAATGTGTGCATGTCTCTGTACTTCTCCGCCAAACGCATGCCATCTTCTGCGTGACCGACGTTGGCGAGCGACCGGAAATGTTCGTGTCGTAAACTCTCGAACTCGGAGAGCAGCTGTTGTGCGCGAACCTGGTCCTTCTGCGATGGTCTCGATGACCGCCAGTTGATGCGCTCCTTGAACTGCAAGCACAACAACTCGATTAGATTTGGATTCGCATCGGCGATCTCCCGCGCCAATTGTTCGATGGTTGCTGTCGTCTGTTCATAGTTCTCGTACGCCCCACTTGCGAAGCTGCGCGATAGAGTAGTGACCTGCCCAGTAATGCTAACGAGGCGCTCCGTAGATGTCCAGAACTCAGGCACATCGGTATACTCGACGATATCGGTGACAACGCCGTCGTCAATCAGCTCTGGCAAGATGCCGTATTCTGCCGCATTCTCACTCCGGAAGATAAATGCCGCTCGCAATCCTCGCAGGAAAACATCATTCGTCTGAATGACAACCCTCAAGACCCGCTCTTGTGCCCAATCGTCGTTCTTCCGCAGTTCGTCGAGGAAAACCTTGGTGTATTGCAACAATTTTTCCAGTCTATGCAGCCCACCGATGAAGAATTTGCGCACCGGCTCCTCATCTTTCAGCTCCTTGCGCTTCGTGAATGGCTCTTCGGGATGGCTCTCATTGTTGAACCAATCGCAGATCTCGTCCAGAAGTGTCGCTTTTCGCTTGCCCTTCTCGCTCATCATAGTCACGTGTTCTTCGAAAGCGACCCAGAGCTGCTGAGCAGCGGCTACTCGCTCGGCGTTCCACAGCAGTCGCCACATCGTGCTTCTGGAAAGCGCTGCATAGTTTCGTCTGACATGGGCCGCAAGCGCTTTTAGCGCCTGTGCTTTGGCTGCGAGGTGTTGCTCCATGGATGTAGGTGCTGTGGATATGACATTGGTGTACTTGGTCTCAGCACGGACGATCTGGTTGCTGATTGCCAAGGCTGCTTCTTCGACCTCCTCCAGGCTGTACTGTATGTCTGATCGTCGCGAGAAGTCGATTATGTTGTCCTGTTGCATGGCACCGAAGAAGACAGCCTGTTCGATGTGTGTCATTGCGGAAAGCTTCCAACCCATGTCGAGCGCATAGACATCGGCGCCGGTGATCCTAACAAGTCCAGCACCCTTCACGAAAGACAGGCAGGAGGCATGACTCCCTCTCGAGCCTTCATCCCAGGCACTCTCGATGGCAATATCCTTGCCGGTACGCAGCACGATTGCCTCTTCATACTGATCGGGCTCCATATATGACATGTGGAGTTGTGCTTCTGGCCCGTCCACGACTGCATCGCGCAGGCCGAATAGAACCGTCGCATCTTCGAACGACACGAATGCAGTATGTCCAGGCTTCGGTACAGTGAGCTTCGGCTTTGTCTGATACCGAGCATCACCTCGATGTCTATAGCTCTTCAACTGTACCAGTCGGCTGACCTCGAAGATATCGCCAGTCAGGACGACGTCAGCCACCAGGTAGATGTGGTCGTCCAGTGTACCAGCTCGAAGTAGGATTAGGAGACCCAGCGGCACTTCTGTACCGGCCGTCGCGACCTCGTTGCCAACCACAGAAGTGGGCTTGTCCAAGATGGCAAAGTCGAGCGCCATGATCGTCTCCGCCTTGCCAGCCAACTCCGGTATGAGCAAGTCCCTGATATCCCCAACAAGCGCCTCTTTACACGTTATGCTCGATCTGAAGTCGGATCGTCCAGCCCAGTCCATGTCCCAGACTAATATCTCCACTTGCTCAGTGAGCGCGACAGCCTGCACCTGCCCACGTGAGTTGAGTTGTCTCGTGTGCACTGCCGCCAAGTCCTTCCTGAAGCCAGCACTCCAGAGGTTGGAGAAGCTGCCAAAGAAACTGCCAGACGTGCTTTCGGTGGCCTTGAGGAATTGGCTGAATATACGCGCTTTCCCCTGCGCATCGTGCAATGTGACTTGTGTTATTCGTCCAGAGCTCAGCACGACCACGAAACCAGCATGGTCGGCAGAAACCAGGTCGACCACGGTCTCGCTAGAGAACAGACTACCGATCGAGCCTTCCACGCCCGTCTTACGATCCTGGAACAAGCCGAGAGATGTTGCGCGATGTATTGATTCGTAGAAAACGGCCTTGCCAGTCGTGGCAGATAGCAGGAGCAGACCAAGATCTGTGGTCGAGCCGAGTCCATGAGACACCAGCGCTCCATAGGGTAGTGCATCACCTGCGCGGCAAGAAAAGGGCATGTCAAATGTGCGCGGGTTGCTGGCTGCGGAATGTGCGGTGTAATCCCAGATGATTGCGCGCTCGCGTGTCACAGCCAGGGCGGTGTTGTCGGTTCCCAGACTGCCGCGATACTCGACGCCTTCCTTGCGCAGCTCTCTCGGCGTGCTTGGCAGCAGTTTGACACTGTAGCCACTCGTCTGCGCCAGTACCGTTGCGTTGTCGCCGCGCATCACTCGCTTCGGTCGTCCGCGTATCGTCATCGTAGTGTGTTCGCTGGGTGTCGCGCGCGTCATGCTGCCTCCTCTGACGCTGCCCTCCGCGGACAGGTGTATGTTGCCATTCACCAGGTTCGTCATGGTGTCGTCCTCCACGGTGGTAGCCTGCGATGCGAAGGATTCGAGAAGGGGCAGGTGCTCTGTGGAGTCGCGTGCATCCTTCTGCGATGGTGGCTCGAAGGTCTCCTCGTCGATGTTGGGTTTGTTGTGTCTGCGACGTTTGGGCGCGGGAGGCTTCTGGGTGCCATCCGCACTGTCTCGTTGCCGCCTCCGAGGGTTCGCTGCTGCTGTTGCGCTTGCTGTGCTGCGCGTCGACCGTAGATTTCGACGCTCCGTTCCACGCTCGGGCGTCTGCGAGTTCGACATGTTCCTCCTCTCCGACACACCACCTGCTACCAGAGACAGACGACACAGCTGGCCACGTGATACGAGTCGTGGCGGTGGTGATGGGTTCCAGTTGTTTACTCGGGATTCCAGTGATGCAGCCCCAAGTTCCCAACTTGCGGAGAGACGACCAAGTCAAATGCCTTAGTCTGGACTAACATGCGGCTAAACCCGTGCTTAACGCCGCTATGCCATTCAAAGCCCGCCAAGAACCAGCATTCGAAGACCATTCACCTTGCAAGACCGCCTGCTCTTTCTCTTCTTACTTCATTCACACGGTTCTCATCGACAACAATGCCACGACGAACATGACCCGGACTCTCAAGCTTCAAGCGTATTCAGGCGACTCATCCTCACCAGCGATGACCATATCAGGCATTTCCTCTCTACCCTATATATACATCACTGCGTTATCGACATCATGCCATCGGCTGCCGACTCCAGCTCAGAGGATGCTTCCTGCGGATGTCGTCAGCGCGACAGTCGCCTAACGTACCGTCACAGCTACATACCAAAGCAAACAGCAACGTCCACATAACGCCTCATCAATCAACAGACCGATCCCACAAAATGCCCCAATGCCGCAGCATCACACGGTTCAGTACGACATCATTCTTGATCGGCACTCAACGAGGCCCATACCAAGCTGGCCACGAATGCGCACCCATTGACCACCGCTGTCGGTCCCAGTCGTAGACGTAGTGCTGGTACCGCTCAGCAAATGGAAATCGATAGCCATGGAAGCGATCTGTGAGGTTGTGCCCTCGAGCGGCATTTGTCTGATCAGGATTGCGCCCTCTTCACCCATCGGTATCCATACCAGGAAGGATACTGAGCACTGTGCGACCACTGCCGCGTGTTCCAGTCGTAAGTATAAGGCTGATAAGCCCGAGCATACTGAGGTCGAAGGCCACCCCAAGGATCAGCGCCATACCC
Proteins encoded in this window:
- a CDS encoding Nucleoporin produces the protein MSNSQTPERGTERRNLRSTRSTASATAAANPRRRQRDSADGTQKPPAPKRRRHNKPNIDEETFEPPSQKDARDSTEHLPLLESFASQATTVEDDTMTNLVNGNIHLSAEGSVRGGSMTRATPSEHTTMTIRGRPKRVMRGDNATVLAQTSGYSVKLLPSTPRELRKEGVEYRGSLGTDNTALAVTRERAIIWDYTAHSAASNPRTFDMPFSCRAGDALPYGALVSHGLGSTTDLGLLLLSATTGKAVFYESIHRATSLGLFQDRKTGVEGSIGSLFSSETVVDLVSADHAGFVVVLSSGRITQVTLHDAQGKARIFSQFLKATESTSGSFFGSFSNLWSAGFRKDLAAVHTRQLNSRGQVQAVALTEQVEILVWDMDWAGRSDFRSSITCKEALVGDIRDLLIPELAGKAETIMALDFAILDKPTSVVGNEVATAGTEVPLGLLILLRAGTLDDHIYLVADVVLTGDIFEVSRLVQLKSYRHRGDARYQTKPKLTVPKPGHTAFVSFEDATVLFGLRDAVVDGPEAQLHMSYMEPDQYEEAIVLRTGKDIAIESAWDEGSRGSHASCLSFVKGAGLVRITGADVYALDMGWKLSAMTHIEQAVFFGAMQQDNIIDFSRRSDIQYSLEEVEEAALAISNQIVRAETKYTNVISTAPTSMEQHLAAKAQALKALAAHVRRNYAALSRSTMWRLLWNAERVAAAQQLWVAFEEHVTMMSEKGKRKATLLDEICDWFNNESHPEEPFTKRKELKDEEPVRKFFIGGLHRLEKLLQYTKVFLDELRKNDDWAQERVLRVVIQTNDVFLRGLRAAFIFRSENAAEYGILPELIDDGVVTDIVEYTDVPEFWTSTERLVSITGQVTTLSRSFASGAYENYEQTTATIEQLAREIADANPNLIELLCLQFKERINWRSSRPSQKDQVRAQQLLSEFESLRHEHFRSLANVGHAEDGMRLAEKYRDMHTLTDIVVGEDQYNEEQLQEAPEQSVKAIIYKTREDLNEKVKKFFDRYGSAWADAFFDKLFSGSSVGKKLEQAQARWQKSLATYLQSHPSRAKICWINDVTQESDFSHASSALAQAAEAQEGRLWAKKVELSMSKLALLAAKEAGESTNELSNGTSTAKDDPRNELAVVEVQERLYAHLYPEIVASLDRDAEVEICMQKFGNHVKDWPALRQLLENGLHATLNHIALSIEQLIDVLTLMDIVTSETEGNMQGTEFMLALIALDAAAPSMSSARLETLLQLIWKRCYIYDDWAKLKLSGKTKQSDSERGKELRATAPWQTLFHMLDTKFFDSTRHVDVRKPSECLGSACRREDISYRFDNEELLDPILHDLKIQDELLQSYVSDRHLDELMMQCDRDAKIALHAQEEGMVVRSQHERDFPLQGEDADLNGAGTNGHAKGANGNQPEYAEGFAQDATEVDGDVEME